From the genome of Gemmatimonadota bacterium:
TCGTGCCTTCGAAACACCGGGCGCCGGCTCGGGAGTGGATGGCGTCACGATCCATCGACGCCGGCCATGTCCTTTTCCAGTGTGAACGCTGCAGCGCCCTCAACGGATTCGACGGCGGCGGCTGTGCCAACTGCGGCGGCCCCTGATGCGCCAATACCGGCGGCTGCGCCAACTGCGGCGGCCCCTGATGTCCCGATAGCGGCCCTCGACAAAGGACAGGGAAAACCGATGGCATTTCCCGTACACAGGCTGCGGCGCCTGCGCCGCACCGAGCGTCTGCGAAGGATGGTCGGCGAGACCCGGCTATCCGTGGACGATCTGATCTATCCCCTGTTCATCTGCCCGGGAGAAGGCGTCCGTGCCCCGGTAGATTCCATGCCCGGCGTGGAGCGGCTGTCGGTGGACCAGGGCGCGGAAGTCTGCCGCGAAGTCGCGGACCTGGGTATCCCGGCCGTCATGCTCTTCGGCATCCCTGAGCGCAAGGACGCCTACGGTTCCGGCGCTTACGCGGACGACGGCATCGTCCAACGGGCCATCCGCGCGATCAAGCAGGCGGCGCCGGAAATCACCGTCATCGGCGACGTGTGCCTCTGCGAGTACACCGACCACGGCCACTGCGGTGTCATCAAAGAAGACGATGTGGAGAACGACGCCACCCTTCGGCTGCTCGTCCGGACCGCGCTCTCGCAGGCGAAGGCCGGCGCCGACATGGTCGCGCCGTCGGACATGATGGACGGCCGCGTTGGTGCGATACGGGAGGCCCTCGACGACGAGCGGCTTTCGCACGTCCCGATCATGGCCTATTCCGCCAAATACGCTTCGGCCTACTACGGGCCC
Proteins encoded in this window:
- the hemB gene encoding porphobilinogen synthase, encoding MAFPVHRLRRLRRTERLRRMVGETRLSVDDLIYPLFICPGEGVRAPVDSMPGVERLSVDQGAEVCREVADLGIPAVMLFGIPERKDAYGSGAYADDGIVQRAIRAIKQAAPEITVIGDVCLCEYTDHGHCGVIKEDDVENDATLRLLVRTALSQAKAGADMVAPSDMMDGRVGAIREALDDERLSHVPIMAYSAKYASAYYGPFRDAADSVPQFGDRRSYQMDPANSNEALREVELDLEEGADIVMVKPALAYLDVIHRVKSTFEVPVAAYNVSGEYAMIKAAGQMGWIDEERIVMESLTAIKRAGADMILTYFAREVARGLQSE